A single window of Cryptococcus depauperatus CBS 7841 chromosome 2, complete sequence DNA harbors:
- a CDS encoding mitogen-activated protein kinase CPK1, translated as MDIDQTNFNVPSTYKLQEVIGEGAYGLVVAGTHVPSRVPVAIKRITPFDHCMFCQRTLREIKLLRHFRHENIIAILDLIRPVDYDSFTEVYLVQELMETDLHRVIRSQNLSDDHCQYFIYQTLRGLKAMHSADILHRDLKPSNLLLNANCDLKICDFGLARSSAKPPPNQEGNGFMTEYVATRWYRAPEVMLSFQEYTKAIDLWSVGSILAEMINGKPLFPGRDYHHQLSLILQVLGTPTMDDFNEITSQRSKDYLRALEFTRRQDFSVTCPKATPKALDFLKKTLTFSPTKRITVEQALEHPYVEAYHDPNDEPNSLPLPEGFFDFEYVNEKLSRDQWKRMIWAEMNRDFADDLQFHGPQ; from the exons ATGGATATCGACCAAACCAATTTTAACGTTCCTTCGACCTACAAACTTCAGGAGGTGATTGGCGAAGGCGCTTATGGACTTGTCGT TGCGGGGACTCATGTACCATCTAGAGTTCCTGTTGCCATCAAGCGAATCACGCCTTTCGACCATTGCATGTTTTGTCAACGAACGCTACGAGAGATCAAGCTACTCAGACACTTTCG ACACGAAAACATCATCGCTATTCTCGACTTGATCAGGCCGGTAGATTATGATTCGTTTACCGAGGTTTATCTTGTTCAA GAGCTGATGGAGACAGATCT ACATCGAGTTATCAGAAGTCAAAATCTCTCTGACGACCACTGTCAATACTTTATATACCAAACTCTTCGAGGTCTCAAGGCTATGCACTCTGCAGATATTCTACACCGAGACCTCAAGCCGTCAAACCTATTATTAAATGCCAATTGTGATCTCAAGATATGTGATTTTGGTCTGGCTCGATCTTCTGCcaaacctccaccaaatcaagaaggaaatgggTTCATGACCGAATATGTTGCTACCAGATGGTACAGGGCTCCCGAGGTGATGCTTT CATTTCAGGAATACACAAAGGCCATTGATCTCTGGAGTGTTGGCAGCATTCTTGCCGAGATGA TCAACGGGAAGCCCCTTTTCCCTGGCCGAG ATTACCACCACC AGTTATCTTTAATCTTACAAGTCTTGGGTACCCCTACT ATGGATGATTTCAATGAGATCACTTCCCAGAGGTCTAAAGATTATCTT CGAGCTTTGGAATTCACAAGACGTCAAGATTTTAGTGTCACTTGCCCAAAGGCAACACCTAAAGCTCTAgactttttgaaaaagactttgac GTTTTCGCCTACAAAGAGGATTACTGTTGAACAAGCACTCGAGCACCCTTATGTCGAA GCCTATCATGACCCCAACGATGAACCCAAttctctgcctcttccAGAAGGCTTTTTCGATTTTGAATATGTGAATGAGAAGCTGAGTAGAGATCAATGGAAAA GGATGATTTGGGCAGAAATGAACAGAGATTTTGCAGACGATTTACAGTTCCACGGTCCACAATGA
- a CDS encoding long chronological lifespan protein 2: MRFLILSLSLLPLVFAQFGHFFQQGGFPFGGGQQQQQRQQSQDQPERRYKGWTEAERVHCRAGYVCPASLACVPTPADCPCPYPEDVKCPLPDNRPRDEGEGPPFVCVRGNDGCAQIVQFAKPI, from the exons ATGAGATTTTtaattctttctctttcattgcTGCCTCTTGTATTTGCACAGTTTGGACACTTTTTTCAGCAGGGTGGCTTTCCTTTTGGAGGTGgccagcagcagcagcagcggCAGCAATCCCAGGATCAACCTGAGAGACGGTACAAGGGCTGGACAGAGGCAGAGAGAG TACATTGTAGAGCAGGTTATGTCTGTCCTGCCTCTCTCGCCTGCGTCCCCACACCTGCTGATTGCCCATGCCCTTATCC TGAGGATGTTAAATGTCCGCTACCAGACAACAGGCCCAGAGATGAGGGCGAAGGCCCTCCGTTTGTATGCGTGAGGGGCAACGATGGATGCGCTCAGATTGTCCAATTTGCAAAGCCTATATGA